Below is a genomic region from Echinicola rosea.
ATGATGATGACTTTGGAGAATTTGTCCTTAGTTATGATGGCGTATTGGGCGATGTGCTGGACAATGACTTGTTTAATGGTGAGTCTGCGAGGCCAGAAGATGTCACAATAGTGGTCACCGATAATGACGGACTTTTGGGGCTCAATGTGGCCGCTAACGGAAACCTTACGGTGGTGCCTGGTGTCAATGAGCCAAGAAGCTATGAATTGGCTTACGATCTCTTGGAAACTGGTGATGAAGAGAACTTCGATTCGGCGATCATTATTTTCACCTTGGTGAACGATGAAGTGGACTTGACCATCACCAAAACGTCCTTTGATGCCGAAATTTATGAAGGCGATGAATTTGAATATGAACTGGTAGTGACCAATAACCATGATACCGACGCTACCAATGTGATCATCAGCGATGTGCTTCCAGATGAATTGACCTATTTAGGTTCTGAAATCACCACAAGCAGTGCTGATGTTGTCGTCAATACGAATGTGAATGGCCAGCAATTGGCCTGGGCTATGCCAGTCCTTCCTATGGGTGGCGTGGTGACCATTACGATACAAGTGGAAGCGGGGAATCCAGCGACCATTACCAATACAGCTGAAGTTACCTCCTTCGAAGATGATGTTAATCCAGAGGATAATACTGCCACGGACATCAATGAGATCAATCCGTTCAGGATACCAAATGTGATTACGCCAAATAATGATGGGGACAACGACACTTTTGAAGTCCTTGGTCTTGGCAAATTTGATACCAACAGGATTACGATTTTCAATCGGTACGGGGACCATGTTTTGGAAACAGAGAACTATCAAAACGACTGGGATGCCCCAGGGCAAGTAGCAGGTACTTATTATTATATCCTTTTATGCTATGATGAGGATGGTACCGAGCATGAGTTTAAAGGCTGGATTCAGGTTATAAAAGATTAAGCGATGAAAAATATTTTAAAAATAGTGGTGTTTTGTGGGGTCATCATGTCGGCAACTCCTGTTTTTTGCCAGCAGTTGCCGCAGTTTAGCCAATATATGTTCAATGGCCTGCATATTAATCCAGGGTATGCAGGCTACAAGGGAGAGTCCTACATCCAGTCCACGTATAGGAGCCAATGGGTTAATTTTCCCGGAGCTCCCAAGACCTTTACGGTGACGGGAGATTTTAGTGCAAACGAGGGCAGGATGGGATTTGGCTTTTCGGTTTTGAGTGACCGGCTGGGGCCAGTAACCACCAATGGGGTGTTGCTTACGTATGCCTACCGTATTCAGACAGGCATGCGCTCGTTTTTAGGATTGGGCGTAAGCGCTGGAGTATCAGAATATGCCATCGACGGCTCCATGCTCGATCCCAATGACCATCCGGATATCGATCTCCCAGAAGGCAGGGTCAACCTGTTTACCCCTAATCTGAATACGGGAATTTTCTTTAATACACCACGGTTTTATGCGGGATTGAGCATGTATAATTTGGTGGGCAAAAAATCCCTCGAAAGGGAAGACGTTGCTTTGGCCTACCATGACTTTCATTATTATTTGACAGCTGGAGTGATCCTTCCGCTGTCGGAAAAGGTCCAGATAAAACCTTCATTCCTGATCAAAGAAGTCAAAGGTTCTCCTACCAATTATGACCTGAATGCCATGTTCCTGTTTTTCGAACGGGTATGGCTTGGTGGTTCCTATCGCTCCAATATGAAGCTTGGAAAAGATAATCTTCCTGAAAATCTAAGTAATAGAAATTCTCTCGCCATGATCATTGAGTTTTTTGCGACCAATAACTTACGCATTGGATATGCTTATGACCATAACCTAAATGTCTTGGATTCCTACAGAAACAATTCCCACGAAATATCCATTGGCTATTATATCACGCCAAAAAATACAAGGATGCGTAATCAGCGTTGGTTTTAGTATAAGCAAAAAAATGGCTCTATATGGATTATAGTGGGTAAAGATATTATTCCGGTTAAATTAATGTTGATTCATGTTCCTTTTCAGTGGGCAATTTTCTATTCTGCCTTGAGGTATTTGACGTTAAGAAATCAAAGAAATGGGCTGGAAAAAGCGCAGGCTTGTTTGACGTGAATCAGTACAAAAAATTGGTATGCTGCACAAATAGAGGAGTTTGCCTGCGTGAGTGCTGGCTTTGATTTTAGTCATATAGCTCACCGCAGCGGGTTTTTTTGGTTACGTTTTTCACCTGAAGGAAAAAAGTAACAAGGCAACAAGATGAAAGGCAAGCTAGAATTTGACATGCAAAGTAATAGTTACCCATAGTAAATCCTATAGAACCAAAAAAATACCAGTTGTATCATTGTAGGAATAGGCTTTATTTATTTGGTAAAATATTGATGTTTAATGGTTTTATTTATTTGATCTATGGTAATTATTGATTAAATTTTCTTGCAATTAGGAGTTCGATTAAAAAACATCACGCAAGCCTGTTTGAATCCAAGTAGGGTGTTGGATGTTATTCTCGGCAGTTTGCCACGGAGAGCTGGCATGCTCTTTCTCTTCGTTCACTACATCAAAAAAGGAGCTTGTTGGACACCAGACAAGCTTTGGAGGGCAGTTTAACGTCCTTACAAGTGGGTAGGTAGCAGCCTTCTCGGTTTTATATGAGAGACAGGCAGGTTTCACTCCACTTGCGTTGAGCGTAAAAGGTGGAATAAAAATCGATTTTATGATCGAACTCATGTTAGCGCACGGTCTAGGGACTTTTCCAACTATTTTTCTTCAGCATCTTTCAATGAACGATTACTATGAAACGTTTTATAGGACTTTTGGTCATTGCTATGGTATTGGTGTTGATTCTGGTCTTTATTACCAATCCTGAATTGATTTCCAAAATCTGGCTGTACTTGGTAGGTTTTATCGGGTACATTGTTGCCTTAGCGGAAAAAGGATTTCAGTCCATAAAAAAAACCTTTAAGAATGTAGAAAAGACAAAAGAGGAGCCAACACAGAAAACCGTTACATCCACCTCGCTGGCGCCCATAGATCCTTTACCCGAAGTGGCACACTTGGAGCAAAAAATCCAGCAGCTAGAGGCCAAAATGGATTCAGCAAATATTGAAGGGCAATCCCTGGCAGGAGGTACAGTGACGGTATTGCGCTATATGGATGATGGCGAGACAACGCTGGGATTGCTATTTCTCCGTAATAAATTCTTTGCCTATACCTTAGAAGATACCTTCAGAATGGAAAAGGTAAAGCACGAGACTAGGATACCAGCGGGAAAGTACCTGCTGGATTTTAACCGGCAGCTTACGCCGATGACTGAGCGGTATCGAAATCGAATGCCATGGTTTGATTTCCATTTGGAGATCAAGGAAGTGCCTGATTTCAGTCAGATTTACATACATATTGGCAATACGCATTCCGACACGAGCGGGTGCATTTTGATTGCCGATGGGGTCAGTGCAGGGTTGCCAAGGTCAATCGTCCAATCGACCTTGGCCTATGAGAAGTTTTATAAAATAATCCACGGCTTGTTGCAGTCCAATGAGCAAGTAACCATCCAGGTTCACGACGAGGACTGGATCGAGAAAAGTAAAATTGCCGCCATATGATACAGTTTATTTCCAAACACCGTCTTCCAATCATTCAGATCATAGCCATCATTGTGATGATCTTGCTCTTGGGTATATTTGTAGCTCCCATTTTTAAAGGGTTTATGTCTTTGGCTATTGGGATGATCATTGTCATAGGGATGGGGATGATCTATGGGGTCATTGTACGGTACTTTAGATCTCCGGATGAAAAGCGAAGGATCTATCGGAATAAATACCACGATGTCTTCTTTAAAGGAACGGTGATTTTCGCCATTTTGCTGGCAGTATTGGGGGTTGTTTATGGCTTTATCTCCTATTTGGAGGGAGGAAACCCCTACCGAATTGTAGGTTTGCTGATCACGGTAATCTGGATAGCAGTTTTCATGATCTACTTCGTTTGGTCAGTCTATTTTTACAATATCAACTATGGTCTAACAGACGAGGAGTGGGAAAAAATAGCCAAGGCCAAAGAAATGAGTGCGTATGGTCTTCAGGAAGTAGAAGCGGGGATTGCTGAGCCCTTGTATAATCCCTACCGAAGCCAGACGTTTGGGCTTCCCCCGGGCACGGTTAGGGGGATGATTGCATTTACGCTTTTGATCGGCGGGATGTCGCTGCTAATCAGTAGCTATGGAATGGATTACGTCTCTAATGCAGAAATGGCGCTAAGGGCAAAACAATTTGAATTTTTTGAGACCGCTTTCTTGATGATGATCGCCTTTTATTTTGGTGATCGTTCCCTTAAATATTTGCGTGATAGATGGAATGCGCCATCCAAAGCAGATAAGCAGGACGAACGCGACACTACAGCAAAATCAAATGCACCGATGACTGCTTCCAGTGTACAGGCCTTTGATTTTCCTTCTTCCGATCCTGTTGGCCTTGATGACCAGGCCTTTCGAGAGGAGGATTTGGTTTTCAAGGAAATAAACCAGCCACAAAGTGTTTCCAAACCGTTGACAGGCTTAAAAAAAGCCTTGCAGAAGGGAACCGAAATGATGGAATCCATGGGGTCGGCCTATGTCCAGATCAGGGACAATACCACTCAGAAGGTCCTTGCTGACGAGGAAATAAGAGATGCCTTGGAAGGTTTATGGCAAGATAAGCAACTCAAACTGGCTTTTCCTGTCATCAAAGCAGTTGTCTCCGTAGAGTCATCCGGAAGGGGACACCTCCAGGACGGCAGGGCAAAAATCCTTTTTGAAGGACATAAATTTTGGTACTGGCTTTCCAAGGTCGGTAAAACAAAGGATGAATTGGAAGAGCTACAGCGGCAATATCCTGATATAGTCTATCCTAATTGGACACGGGAACATTACCGCTTGGGCACTGATGAATACGATAGATTGGAAAAAGCAAAAGAAATCTGTCAAGGCATTAACGATAAGGCTGCTGTGTATGCGACTTCTTGGGGCTTATTTCAGATTTTGGGCGAAAACCTTGATCATTTTATCAAAGCCAGAAATTATAAGGATTGGAAGGATTTTGAGCAAAAACAACATGAAGCTGAACTGTTTCATTTCTTGGACTTTCTGACCTTTATCCAAACCAAAAAGCTTAACGGCAGACCCTTGGCCAGTTTTATTTCAGAAGAAAATAAAGGAAACTATGACTGGTCCTCTTTTGCATATGGCTATAATGGCCGCGGCTATAAGCTGAATAAGTACGATGAGAAATTGGCAGCCGCCTATCATAAATTCAAGTCTCAAGGGTTATGACGATCCTCCGAAAATATTGTCTTGTAAGATGCCTTTTGGCGATGGCGTGGCTATTGGTCGGGTGTAAGGAAGACCATCGTGCCATGGTTGTCGGAAAAATACAGCAAGCCAAGGACCTTGCCACTACGGAGTTTTTGATCGATAAAGTGGTTTTTGGTACAAAAACAAAAAAATTGCTTTTTATCAACATCAGCGAATCCCGCTTTTTGGCCTATTCCAAAGCCACCGTAAAAACCGGCGTGGACCTTGGCAACCTCAGGCCCGAAGACATTACCATCAAAGGCGAAATGATATCACTAAAGCTTCCGCCCATAGAAGTAGTGAACTTTTCCTATCCTCCGGCATCTTTTCATGAAGATTCGCTTATTTCAGATACCAAGGCATTTTTAAATACCATTAAGGTGAGGGATCAAGAGGAGTTTTTCAGGCTGGCCGAATTGGACATTCGGTCCAATTTACAGTATATGGGGATCGTAAAAACCTCTCAGCAGCATACCAGGAAAATGTTTGAAATGCTGCTAAAGTCATTGGGGTACCGAGAGATTTACATCGCTTTTAAGAGTGATGAATTGATCATCCCGCAAGTAAACTTATTGGTAGATCAAGATCAAATCGTTTCACCATGATCGGGCTACTATTAAAAAACTGGCGATTCATTATCGATGTCTTATTGGTCATCGGATTGGTGGTTTTGCTTTTTTGGTGGAATCCCATGAAGATTTTTGGAGGGGGACTTAAGCTTGAAGAAACGGCTAATTTGGTCACCGAAGTAAATCAAATACAGGAATTGGTCACTGCTGAATATTACGGTGAAGTGATCACCTCTATCGAAGAAGCAAGGTTAAATCCTTTAGCGGAGGACAAAATCAGAAATGATGTACGATTACTATACGATGACTTGCTGGCGGCCCTCCAACACCTAAAGGATTACCAAGATATTCCCAAAAGCCAACGTGTGGACGAATACAGGGAAGGGGAGAAGACTAGCAATTGGAGAAGGAAAGTGAAGCATGAGGTTGACAGCCGCAATATCCTTGATAAATTGGAGTATTTGGAGCTTATGGTAGAAACTCAATCCGATCCCTATTTTCGGCCTCTGATGGGATTTCTGTGGAGAACGATCTATAACCAAGAAAAAGGAGAGCTGCCCAATGACCGTGATGAGGAAGCAACCTTATACGCCATTTATCGAAATCCACCTATCCGCAGCATGGCTACACGTGAACTGGACGAGTTTATGGAAGACTATTATTTCCATCTTCAGGAGTCCATCAGCCGGAGGGAGTCAAGAAAAAAATTGACTATGATCGGAAGAGGATGGGTAAAGGCTGGTTTTGATTTTAGTGATCTGGGCCCTGAATCTGTCGTCTATTACGAGGAAAGCGGCATTGTTCACCTGATCGGGATTGCTCCCAAAATCCTTAATGCCGATATCAATCCTTGGTTTATTCCCGAAAAGGGGATTCCCGGTTTTCAGATTTTGGACGAACGGGGTCCAGTAAATTTTCATGATGCCAAGAGGGTCAAGCAATATTGTATTGATAAATTAACGGTACAGGCTTACCAGGCCAGTATCCTTAAAAATGCCCATGACCAAGGCCAAGAAACCTTGAAAAATTTCTTTAGCCTTTTGACGGATAAGGAAATCAATCAGGTAATCTTTCATAGCAGCCCATTTACGACTTTTGCGAGGGAAGCGGCGAAAGATGAATGGATTAGCTATGCTGAAGCTTACATGTTGGACTCTCTATTGGAATTAGAAATCGGCACCATAGATTCCTTAAACCGTACTGTCCAAAACCAGTCCGTAAATAAGGGTTTTGCAAATGAACACCGCCAGATAGTACAGCATGCCCTCCATGACCTCGGTCAATATCCCTATCAGGATGGAAGGCATAATTTTGGTTTTCTATCCAAACTGTCATCTGATATAGCGCAAGACAGTTTGATCGACAAACAGGAAGAACAATTGATCCAAACATTGCGATATCAGGTGGCTTTTGATCACCAGGAAATGAAATTTATCCAAAGGGATTCCACGGAGAGGTTGGGCTATTGGATTGAGCATCCACTTCAATATTTAAAAATGTATAACACCATGCTCAGGGATTGGGAAGGGAATGGGGTCATCCCAGACAAGTTTGATACGGTGACCGTAAGTGCCAAGGATTTTGATCCTGAAATGTACCTTGATACGGTCAAAATAATAGATTATTTTAATATTGACCAAGAGTCAATAGAACTTGTTTATAGCTATAAAGCCCATTCTGAGACATTTTACTATAGCCTATATTATCCTTTAGAATTTGAATTATCAGCGTTGGAAGGCTTTATTACCTCCAAAGATGTTCCCTATGATTCAGTAGCTTACTCATCATATTCACGTTTATCGGTGGTAGAGGAAGGATTCTGGATAGTTGATCAGCGGTTAAACGAGCAATATGCCTTTCATATCAAGGTGTCTCCTGATCAACTTTTTCCAAAACATTTGACAGATAGACTACTAGGGCAGCAATTTCTCTATAGATCGGACACGGCGTATTTGGGATTTGGTGGTACAATGGGTGCTGAAACCGATAGTGCTGCGATCACTCGGGATCCACTTTCCATAGAACAGGTGAACACGGTTAGTGACTTTTTTGCTGCGTTATTGGATGCGAGAAAGAAAGAGCAAAATAAAGGTTTTGTGCAAAAAACTACCGATTGGCTTAGATCAAGGACTTCTTCCACAGCCCCAAAGACTTTATTTGTAGGCAGAAAAGGTTTCCGATTTCAGGAATAATTGTCCAAGTGGAATTTTAAACTTTACCATTATCCATTATCTTTCATATCAAAAACCAATGAATAATGTTTCCCGATGACAGCTATCCCTGAATGTTTTTATAGAATCAGTGTTAAGGCATTGATCTTTGACGAGCAAGGCCGATTTTTATTGATAAGAGAAGACAATGGAATGTGGGACCTGCCCGGTGGCGGGCTTGATCATGAGGAATCAGCTGAACAAGGTATCGAGCGTGAAATGCTAGAAGAAATGGGGATAAAGCCCTCATTTATTGCACCACATCCGAGCTTCTTCTTTTCCTTTTCCAATCCAAAAGGACTTCCCGCAGCCAATATCATTTACCGGGCAAGAATCTCACATCACCATTTTAGGCCATCGACAGAGTGTGAAGCTTTGCGTTATTTTCATCCAGCGGATATTGGGGATGTAAAGGTCTATCCCAATATTCCCATACTAATTGGTTTATTACAAGCCTGAGTTCTATCATAAAACGATATCAATTCATTGTGAGCCCTTTGTTATGAATGGTGTGTAGTAAAAGGGCGCGGCGAGTTGCCGCGACTCCTTCCCACCATCATGGATTAAGCGTAAATGTTAGGGACTGCGAGTTTTCTTAATGGTAAAATCAAGGATAAATAATTGCCACTAGGTCCCAAATTCACCAAATGTATGTTGTAACCTCCACAGATAGGAATTTTAAATCGCTTGTTGGCATATTATTGTTCCGATAAATAGAGAACTTTTTATCACTCATAAATCCAGCTTGATCCAAGGTTAGGCTTCTTCTATTTGGACAATTTTATCCTAAGTGCAGCATTTAGTCCTACGATAAGCTCGTCGTTTTCATCAAACCGTTCCCTGTAAAATGAAAAGGCTGGATCGATCACATCATAATCTTTTGCATACCAGATCCAAGAAACACTTGGCCCGACCACAAACTGTACATGAGAACTGAGGTTAGCCCCCAGGTTAAAGCTCGCCCTGGTAATGCTGTTTTCAGCGTTGAATTGGAAGAGGTAATAAGCTTCTGGGTTTAAGAAGAATATAGATCCCAGAGCAATATTGCTTCCCAGTCCAGCCCCCACAGCAAATTCATCTTCAAAATCAGGATTAAAAGATCCATTGACAGTAGTATAAAAAGCCGGTATGCCTATTTTTACGGACAGGTTATAAGGAAAGAGTTCATTATAACCCATCTCAATGGCCTGGTATCCTCCGTGCCTAACGATGGATAAAAAGCCGATTGGAAGTCCTCCTTTTTTGAGTGAATCAGCCACATTTACAAAACCCAACTGCAAGGTACTGAGGTTTCCAGTAGTGTTTACAAAACCAATTTGCGCTCCAGTAACCTCTACTGGATTAGTGTTCACGAAGCCCAGCTGGGCACCATTCAGCTTTCCGGTGGAAGTATTGATAAAGCCAGCTTGCAACCCAGTAGAGGTATTTGCCTGCGTATTGATAAATCCCAACTGAGTGCCGTTGACGGTATCAGTACTGGTGTTGACAAAGCCTGCCTGCATGCCGTTTACAGGGCCATTGGTAGTGTTGACAAATCCGAGTTGTAAACCATTTTGGTAATCACCAATGGAATTGACAAATCCAATCTGAGCACCAGTAAAAGCCTTCAGATTGGTGTTGATAAAACCAATTTGGGCGCCTTTATGGTTACCATGCCCATTATTCACAAAACCGATCAATGGATAATCAAAGCCTTCCGGAGCTTGATTGTACATTATGGTATAAATAGGAACGGAGTCGTTTTGCCCAAATGTCCACTGACTGATCAGTACCGATACTGCTGCTAATATGATTCGAATAGTTTTCATGAATATTGATTTTTATTGCTTTGTATCTAAGACACGCCAAGACGACATTACCCTGAGAGGTTTTGAAAAAAAGTATCAAGAAGGAAAAAAAGCAGCCTTCTTGGCGTAGAGGTTATTTTGACGGCTTGATGGCTTGCTTTATTGCCACGAGGACACGAAGTCACCAAGAGGGGAGTTGGGAGGTATCATGCATTCGGCGCCCTTATTTCAAAAAACCTTCGTGCCTTGGAGCCTTTGTGGCTTGCTTTATTGCCACAAAGACAGGAAGTCACCAAGAGAGGGAGTTGGGAGGTGTGATGCATTCGGAGCCCTTATTGCAAAAAAACCTTAGTGCCTTGGAGCCTTTGTGGCTTGCTTTATTGTCACGAAGACACGAAGTCACCAAGAGAGGGAGTTGGGAGGTGTGATGCATTCGGCGCCCTTATTTCAAAAAAACCTTCGTGCCTTGGAGCCTTTGTGGCTTGCTTTATTGCGATGAAGACACGAAGTCACCAAGAGGGGAGTTGGGAGGTGTGGTGCATTCGGCGCCCTTATTTCAAAAAAACCTTCGTGCCTTGGAGCCTTTGTGGCTTGCTTTATAGCGACGAAGACACGAAGTCACCAAGAGGGGAGTTGGGAGGTGTGGTGCATTCGGAGCCCTTATTGCAAAAGAACTTCGTGCCTTGGAGCCTTTGTGGCTTGCTTTATTGCCACAAAGACAGGAAGTCACCAAGAGAGGGAGTTGGGAGGTATCATGCATTCGGCGCCCTTATTTCAAAAAACCTTCGTGCTTGGAGCCTTTGTGGCTTGCTTTATTGCGACGAAGACACGAAGTCACCAAGAGGGGGAGTTGGGAGGTGTGGTGCATTCGGCGCCCTTATTGCAAAAAACCTTCGTGCCTTGGAGCCTTTGTGGCTTGCTTTATTGCGACGAAGACACTAAATCACCAAGAGGGGTGTTGGGAAGTGTGATGCATTCGGTGCCCTTATTGCAAAAAACCTTCGTGCCTTGGAGCCTTTGTGGCTTGCTTTATTGCGACGAAGACACTAAATCACCAAGAGGGGTGTTGGGAAGTGTGATGCATTCGGTACCCTTATTGCAAAAAACCTTCGTGCCTTGGAGCCTTTGTGGCCAAGCTTTAATAGCAGACGAAAACAGTGAAGATACCACTAAGCTGATCCGGTGAACGCCCCCTATTTTGTCTATGAGGTGAATCTAAAATCGTAAAAGTAAGTGGTATTGCGTTAAAAACTCAATGTTCGTGGTTCAGCAGCACAGCTGTCGGGACAACTGGCGCCAAGTGATTGGCTGCTAGATGATGACGAATTGAAGTCCTACACTCAACCCCATATACCAAGCCTGGACACGAGTGCTGTTGGAATTATCTTCGATTACCCAGCCGGGGATGTGGTTTTCCTCGGGGTTTTCCCGCATCAAAAAATTCAAGGAAGGGCCACAAAATAATTTGATATTTTTGTGCGGCGAAAAAGCAGGGAGCAACTTCATGGAAGCAAGGTTTAAGGTGGTTTCTGGAGGCCCAAACGAGGTTCTCGATACCAATTCCCCGTCCAAATCAAACCATTTGGTATTCACAAAATGGAGCCCTAAACCGGCGTCAATTGCCCAATTATAGGTGCGGTCTTCCATCGCATGGGCGAGGCCAAGAATCCCATAACTATAGGTTCCGC
It encodes:
- a CDS encoding PorP/SprF family type IX secretion system membrane protein, with protein sequence MKNILKIVVFCGVIMSATPVFCQQLPQFSQYMFNGLHINPGYAGYKGESYIQSTYRSQWVNFPGAPKTFTVTGDFSANEGRMGFGFSVLSDRLGPVTTNGVLLTYAYRIQTGMRSFLGLGVSAGVSEYAIDGSMLDPNDHPDIDLPEGRVNLFTPNLNTGIFFNTPRFYAGLSMYNLVGKKSLEREDVALAYHDFHYYLTAGVILPLSEKVQIKPSFLIKEVKGSPTNYDLNAMFLFFERVWLGGSYRSNMKLGKDNLPENLSNRNSLAMIIEFFATNNLRIGYAYDHNLNVLDSYRNNSHEISIGYYITPKNTRMRNQRWF
- a CDS encoding DUF5675 family protein produces the protein MKRFIGLLVIAMVLVLILVFITNPELISKIWLYLVGFIGYIVALAEKGFQSIKKTFKNVEKTKEEPTQKTVTSTSLAPIDPLPEVAHLEQKIQQLEAKMDSANIEGQSLAGGTVTVLRYMDDGETTLGLLFLRNKFFAYTLEDTFRMEKVKHETRIPAGKYLLDFNRQLTPMTERYRNRMPWFDFHLEIKEVPDFSQIYIHIGNTHSDTSGCILIADGVSAGLPRSIVQSTLAYEKFYKIIHGLLQSNEQVTIQVHDEDWIEKSKIAAI
- a CDS encoding N-acetylmuramidase domain-containing protein; the encoded protein is MIQFISKHRLPIIQIIAIIVMILLLGIFVAPIFKGFMSLAIGMIIVIGMGMIYGVIVRYFRSPDEKRRIYRNKYHDVFFKGTVIFAILLAVLGVVYGFISYLEGGNPYRIVGLLITVIWIAVFMIYFVWSVYFYNINYGLTDEEWEKIAKAKEMSAYGLQEVEAGIAEPLYNPYRSQTFGLPPGTVRGMIAFTLLIGGMSLLISSYGMDYVSNAEMALRAKQFEFFETAFLMMIAFYFGDRSLKYLRDRWNAPSKADKQDERDTTAKSNAPMTASSVQAFDFPSSDPVGLDDQAFREEDLVFKEINQPQSVSKPLTGLKKALQKGTEMMESMGSAYVQIRDNTTQKVLADEEIRDALEGLWQDKQLKLAFPVIKAVVSVESSGRGHLQDGRAKILFEGHKFWYWLSKVGKTKDELEELQRQYPDIVYPNWTREHYRLGTDEYDRLEKAKEICQGINDKAAVYATSWGLFQILGENLDHFIKARNYKDWKDFEQKQHEAELFHFLDFLTFIQTKKLNGRPLASFISEENKGNYDWSSFAYGYNGRGYKLNKYDEKLAAAYHKFKSQGL
- a CDS encoding DUF4230 domain-containing protein, giving the protein MAWLLVGCKEDHRAMVVGKIQQAKDLATTEFLIDKVVFGTKTKKLLFINISESRFLAYSKATVKTGVDLGNLRPEDITIKGEMISLKLPPIEVVNFSYPPASFHEDSLISDTKAFLNTIKVRDQEEFFRLAELDIRSNLQYMGIVKTSQQHTRKMFEMLLKSLGYREIYIAFKSDELIIPQVNLLVDQDQIVSP
- a CDS encoding DUF4230 domain-containing protein produces the protein MIGLLLKNWRFIIDVLLVIGLVVLLFWWNPMKIFGGGLKLEETANLVTEVNQIQELVTAEYYGEVITSIEEARLNPLAEDKIRNDVRLLYDDLLAALQHLKDYQDIPKSQRVDEYREGEKTSNWRRKVKHEVDSRNILDKLEYLELMVETQSDPYFRPLMGFLWRTIYNQEKGELPNDRDEEATLYAIYRNPPIRSMATRELDEFMEDYYFHLQESISRRESRKKLTMIGRGWVKAGFDFSDLGPESVVYYEESGIVHLIGIAPKILNADINPWFIPEKGIPGFQILDERGPVNFHDAKRVKQYCIDKLTVQAYQASILKNAHDQGQETLKNFFSLLTDKEINQVIFHSSPFTTFAREAAKDEWISYAEAYMLDSLLELEIGTIDSLNRTVQNQSVNKGFANEHRQIVQHALHDLGQYPYQDGRHNFGFLSKLSSDIAQDSLIDKQEEQLIQTLRYQVAFDHQEMKFIQRDSTERLGYWIEHPLQYLKMYNTMLRDWEGNGVIPDKFDTVTVSAKDFDPEMYLDTVKIIDYFNIDQESIELVYSYKAHSETFYYSLYYPLEFELSALEGFITSKDVPYDSVAYSSYSRLSVVEEGFWIVDQRLNEQYAFHIKVSPDQLFPKHLTDRLLGQQFLYRSDTAYLGFGGTMGAETDSAAITRDPLSIEQVNTVSDFFAALLDARKKEQNKGFVQKTTDWLRSRTSSTAPKTLFVGRKGFRFQE
- a CDS encoding NUDIX hydrolase, whose amino-acid sequence is MTAIPECFYRISVKALIFDEQGRFLLIREDNGMWDLPGGGLDHEESAEQGIEREMLEEMGIKPSFIAPHPSFFFSFSNPKGLPAANIIYRARISHHHFRPSTECEALRYFHPADIGDVKVYPNIPILIGLLQA
- a CDS encoding LA_2272 family surface repeat-containing protein, with translation MKTIRIILAAVSVLISQWTFGQNDSVPIYTIMYNQAPEGFDYPLIGFVNNGHGNHKGAQIGFINTNLKAFTGAQIGFVNSIGDYQNGLQLGFVNTTNGPVNGMQAGFVNTSTDTVNGTQLGFINTQANTSTGLQAGFINTSTGKLNGAQLGFVNTNPVEVTGAQIGFVNTTGNLSTLQLGFVNVADSLKKGGLPIGFLSIVRHGGYQAIEMGYNELFPYNLSVKIGIPAFYTTVNGSFNPDFEDEFAVGAGLGSNIALGSIFFLNPEAYYLFQFNAENSITRASFNLGANLSSHVQFVVGPSVSWIWYAKDYDVIDPAFSFYRERFDENDELIVGLNAALRIKLSK